One Thermoplasmata archaeon DNA segment encodes these proteins:
- a CDS encoding thiolase domain-containing protein, whose protein sequence is MIGAGMTIFRRRLQETGKEMCFEATRMALDSAGLSIGDVEMVVNGTAPDAFDGVHMKGEYLLDGCGGYRRPYTRVFTGGGTGVFSTIAGWWHVASGLADVVLVVNEEKMSSCQPHPQSVFAHIWDPILDRPLKPNLVWIFAMEMNRYMTVYGIKKEDIARVAVKNKRNAVGHPCAQLADPNITVDDVLKSEVMAWPVQRLDISPPSDGASAVVLASDDFIRRRRIKDRAWISGVGWCIDSTMWTDRDLVFPEYVARAAKMAYQMAKIRDPRREIDFAEPYDPFDYKELHHLEGLMLAKKGEAPKLTREGVTERDGAMPVCPSGGLMGVGNPIAATMGMKVGELFWQLTGQAGKRQIPHEVRTGVSQAWGDLMQYGCVVVMRA, encoded by the coding sequence GTGATCGGCGCGGGCATGACGATCTTCCGACGGCGTCTCCAGGAGACCGGGAAGGAGATGTGCTTCGAGGCCACGCGGATGGCGCTGGATTCCGCCGGCCTCTCGATTGGCGACGTCGAGATGGTGGTGAACGGCACCGCTCCGGACGCCTTCGACGGCGTCCACATGAAGGGCGAGTACCTCCTCGACGGCTGCGGCGGGTACCGCAGGCCGTACACCCGCGTCTTCACGGGCGGCGGGACCGGCGTCTTCAGCACGATCGCGGGCTGGTGGCACGTGGCCTCCGGCCTCGCGGACGTCGTTCTGGTCGTGAACGAGGAGAAGATGTCGTCCTGCCAGCCGCATCCGCAGTCGGTCTTCGCGCACATCTGGGATCCGATCCTGGACCGCCCGCTGAAGCCCAACCTGGTATGGATCTTCGCGATGGAGATGAACCGCTACATGACGGTCTACGGGATCAAGAAGGAGGACATCGCCCGCGTGGCGGTCAAGAACAAGCGGAACGCGGTCGGCCATCCGTGCGCCCAGCTCGCGGACCCGAACATCACGGTCGACGACGTCCTGAAGAGCGAGGTCATGGCGTGGCCCGTCCAGCGGCTCGACATCAGCCCTCCCAGCGACGGCGCGTCCGCCGTGGTGCTCGCGTCGGACGACTTCATCCGCCGACGGCGGATCAAGGACCGCGCGTGGATCTCCGGCGTCGGGTGGTGCATCGACTCGACGATGTGGACGGATCGGGACCTCGTCTTCCCGGAGTACGTCGCGCGCGCCGCGAAGATGGCATATCAGATGGCGAAGATCCGCGACCCCCGTCGGGAGATCGACTTCGCGGAGCCCTACGACCCGTTCGACTACAAGGAGCTGCACCACCTCGAAGGATTGATGCTCGCGAAGAAGGGCGAGGCGCCGAAGCTCACGCGAGAGGGCGTGACGGAGCGCGACGGTGCGATGCCCGTGTGCCCATCCGGCGGCCTCATGGGCGTCGGGAATCCGATCGCGGCGACGATGGGCATGAAGGTCGGCGAGCTGTTCTGGCAGCTCACGGGCCAGGCGGGCAAGCGGCAAATCCCGCACGAGGTCCGCACCGGGGTGTCGCAGGCCTGGGGCGACCTGATGCAGTACGGCTGCGTGGTGGTGATGCGGGCATGA
- a CDS encoding Zn-ribbon domain-containing OB-fold protein produces MTARVAKWPGVELSAADLLEGKVTQTRFRPEAKYAWSAGEAISRFLEELQAGRLIARTCHRCERVLFPPRMFCEECFRPTDAWTYIRDTGTIETYSVSYLDTDAKRISEPILVGVVSLDGASPKMGMMHYFGEMTKDEIRIGMRVKAAWRPAAERKGSVLDIRYFRPLREGEG; encoded by the coding sequence ATGACCGCGCGCGTCGCGAAGTGGCCCGGGGTCGAGCTGAGCGCCGCCGACCTCCTCGAGGGCAAGGTCACGCAGACGCGCTTCCGGCCCGAGGCCAAGTACGCATGGTCCGCGGGTGAGGCGATCTCCCGGTTCCTCGAAGAGCTGCAAGCCGGACGGCTGATTGCGCGGACCTGCCATCGCTGCGAACGAGTCCTGTTCCCGCCGCGGATGTTCTGCGAGGAATGCTTCCGGCCGACGGATGCGTGGACGTATATCCGCGATACGGGCACGATCGAGACGTACTCGGTGTCGTACCTCGATACGGACGCGAAGCGAATCTCGGAACCCATCCTCGTCGGCGTCGTGAGCCTCGACGGCGCCTCCCCGAAGATGGGGATGATGCACTACTTCGGCGAGATGACGAAGGACGAGATCCGAATCGGGATGCGGGTGAAGGCGGCCTGGCGGCCGGCCGCGGAGCGGAAGGGGAGCGTCCTCGACATCCGCTACTTCCGGCCGCTGCGGGAGGGGGAGGGATGA